The Pontibacter pudoricolor genome contains a region encoding:
- the glgB gene encoding 1,4-alpha-glucan branching protein GlgB — translation MAKRKQEKAPETNLTTPLTDAGSAASPKRGRPRKADLAAEMGSPVTEAPVPEGIPTVEKPKRIRTKAIPVETTDLTPAPKVRAAKKAAGTTTIASSQTIVPQEKRAVYYDISRFTEFDVYLFKEGRHFTLYDKMGAHCMEHAGLKGTYFAVWAPNAEHVTVIGDFNHWNRDSHSLKVREDGSGIWEGFIPDLTGGELYKYHIKSNYNLYHVEKSDPFAFAREKPPQTASRICDLKYEWKDNEWMERRKTIAGQAQPMSVYEVHLGSWRRRPEDNNRPLTYHELAEELPQYVKEMGFTHVEFMPVMHHPFMGSWGYQVTGYFAAASVYGSPQELMHLIDVLHQHGIGVILDWVPSHFPSDEHGLAYFDGTHLYEHADPRKGYHPDWKSYIFNYGRNEVRSFLISNALFWLDKYHVDGLRVDAVASMLYLDYSRKEGEWIPNEHGGRENLEAISLIKDFNQAVHEKYPDVQTIAEESTAWPAVTGKVNDGGLGFDMKWMMGWMHDTLDYFSKDPIYRKHHQGEITFSIIYAFSERFMLPLSHDEVVHGKGSLIRKMPGDEWQQFANLRSLYSYMYAHPGTKLLFMGGELAQSTEWNHDSSLDWHLLQYNYHSGVQRMLQQLNKLYQQEPALYELSFDSSGFEWIDFQDAHNSVISFLRKGKDPKENIFIVCNFTPIVHEHYRLGVPHGGEWIQIFNSDDEQYGGSNVQNQGSLQATQEPSHGRDYSLTLKLPPLAVVYFKLKG, via the coding sequence ATGGCTAAGAGAAAGCAAGAGAAAGCACCGGAAACAAACTTAACTACACCATTGACTGATGCAGGCAGTGCTGCTTCGCCTAAGCGTGGCCGCCCCAGAAAGGCAGATCTGGCTGCAGAAATGGGGTCACCAGTAACGGAAGCGCCTGTACCTGAAGGTATACCGACTGTTGAAAAGCCGAAGAGAATACGTACCAAAGCTATACCTGTAGAAACGACCGATCTTACTCCTGCCCCAAAGGTACGGGCTGCCAAGAAAGCAGCAGGTACGACAACTATAGCATCTTCGCAAACTATAGTTCCGCAGGAAAAGCGCGCTGTCTATTACGATATCAGCCGTTTCACTGAGTTTGATGTTTACCTGTTTAAAGAAGGCCGCCATTTTACGCTTTATGATAAAATGGGCGCGCATTGCATGGAGCATGCCGGGTTGAAAGGGACTTACTTTGCGGTGTGGGCACCGAACGCAGAACATGTTACCGTAATCGGCGACTTTAACCACTGGAACCGCGACAGCCATAGTTTAAAAGTCCGGGAAGATGGGTCCGGCATATGGGAAGGTTTTATACCAGACCTGACGGGCGGCGAGCTATACAAATACCACATCAAATCCAATTACAACTTATACCATGTAGAAAAGAGCGACCCGTTTGCCTTTGCCCGTGAAAAGCCACCACAAACCGCATCCCGCATCTGCGACCTGAAATATGAGTGGAAGGACAACGAGTGGATGGAGCGCCGTAAAACGATAGCCGGGCAGGCGCAGCCGATGAGTGTGTATGAAGTGCATTTAGGCTCCTGGCGGCGTAGGCCCGAAGACAACAACCGCCCACTAACTTACCATGAACTGGCCGAAGAGCTGCCGCAATATGTAAAGGAAATGGGCTTTACGCATGTGGAGTTTATGCCGGTCATGCATCATCCGTTTATGGGTAGTTGGGGATACCAGGTTACCGGTTATTTTGCTGCAGCCAGTGTGTACGGTTCGCCGCAGGAGCTCATGCACCTGATTGATGTACTTCACCAGCACGGCATCGGTGTGATCCTGGACTGGGTGCCGTCGCACTTCCCTTCGGATGAGCATGGCCTGGCGTATTTTGATGGCACGCACCTGTACGAGCACGCCGACCCGCGCAAAGGCTACCACCCGGACTGGAAAAGCTACATCTTTAACTATGGCCGCAACGAGGTGCGCTCCTTCCTGATCAGCAACGCGCTTTTCTGGCTTGATAAATACCATGTGGATGGGCTTAGAGTAGATGCTGTGGCCTCGATGCTGTACTTAGACTATAGCCGCAAAGAAGGGGAGTGGATACCAAATGAGCACGGCGGCCGCGAAAATCTGGAAGCCATTTCACTTATCAAAGACTTTAACCAGGCTGTGCACGAGAAATACCCGGATGTGCAAACTATAGCCGAAGAGTCTACTGCCTGGCCGGCCGTAACAGGTAAGGTAAATGATGGTGGTCTTGGGTTTGATATGAAATGGATGATGGGCTGGATGCACGATACGCTGGATTACTTCTCTAAAGATCCGATCTACCGCAAGCATCACCAGGGCGAGATCACGTTTAGTATCATTTACGCTTTCTCCGAACGGTTCATGCTGCCGCTCTCGCATGACGAAGTGGTGCATGGTAAAGGCTCGCTTATCCGTAAGATGCCAGGCGATGAGTGGCAGCAATTCGCTAACCTGCGTTCGCTTTATAGTTACATGTATGCTCACCCTGGCACCAAACTGCTGTTTATGGGCGGCGAACTTGCCCAAAGCACCGAATGGAACCACGACAGCAGCCTGGACTGGCATCTGTTGCAGTACAACTACCACAGTGGCGTGCAGCGTATGTTGCAGCAACTGAACAAACTATACCAACAGGAGCCGGCCCTTTACGAGCTTAGCTTCGATAGCAGTGGTTTTGAGTGGATCGATTTCCAGGATGCGCACAACAGCGTGATCAGTTTCCTGCGGAAAGGCAAAGATCCCAAAGAGAATATTTTTATAGTATGCAACTTCACACCGATCGTGCACGAGCATTACAGGTTAGGCGTACCGCATGGTGGCGAGTGGATACAAATCTTTAATTCCGACGATGAGCAATACGGTGGCAGCAACGTGCAGAACCAGGGATCGCTGCAGGCAACGCAAGAGCCATCGCATGGCCGCGATTACTCACTAACGCTAAAGTTACCGCCACTGGCAGTTGTATATTTCAAGTTAAAAGGTTAG